The Planctellipticum variicoloris DNA window GACGCGGGCCGCTGAAGTGGCAAAGCTGCGATCGACGCTGACCAGCCTGCAGCAGCAGGGAGCGGCCGGCACGATCACAACGCAGGATTTCCTCGACGCGATCGTCAACGAGCTGAAGTCACTCCCCGACTCCTGGCAGGTGGTCAAGACGCTGGCCGCCCTGGGCATTCGCGTCCTCATCACCGCGAAACAGCTCGCGACGGTAGAAGATTTCGTTGACCTGGCGGGGGAGATCCTCGACGCCCTGAACGGGCTGTAGGCCGCGGACGGCCCGTTGAGAGTTGAGAGCCAGAGGAAGGAACCCATGAAACTCGGTCGCGTGATCTCTGCCGCACTGCTGGCGCTCGTGGCGTTGATTGCCACGGCGCGGATGTCCTGCACCGTCAACATTGGGCTGCCGCAACAATCGGCGCCCGCTGTGCCGCAAGCGCCACCCGCGAAGAGCGAAAAGGCCCCGCCGCTGCTGGGGTTGCCGGCCGACTTCAAGGCGAAGGCCGACGAGGCGTACAAGGCGTTCCCGGCCCCGTTCCGGATCCATGGCGCGGCCGGCGACGCTGCCAACCGGAAGAAGCAGGCCCTGCTGTTCAAGGCGGAGCTGGCGATCGAGGCCCCCGGCAAGCCGAAGGGGGAATTCTTTCCCTGCCGGTTCCAGCAGTCGAGCGACTGCGTCAGCATGGGAGGCGCACGGGCCATCTTCACCACGGCCGCGGTCCAGGTGGTCAACGGCAAGGCGGCCGCGGCCGTCCCGCCGTTCGAGCCGCATCTGTACGGCCTGTCGCGGGTGACGATCGGCGGCGGCCGCCCGCGCTGCAACCAGGGGGGAGCCTATCCCGACGACCTGGCCGCCGGGTTTCGCCGGTTCGGCTTCGTCAGCTATGCCGAGGCGGGCGTCCCGTATTCCGGCCGGCTGGCGGATCAGTGGGGCTGCCAGGGGCCGCCCCGCGCGCTGCTGGAGGTCGGGAAGGCCCGCGCCGGCGGCGACGTCTATCCGGCCCGGACGACGGATGAAGCGATCGACGGCCTCTGCAACGGCTACGCCCTGACGGGCGGGATTGAGTGGCGGCCGGGCCGAGTCCGCGAATTGAACGGGTACGCAATCACGCAATTCGACGGCCGCAACCTGGGGGGCCACCAGGTGGCGCTGGTCGGGTACGACGGCCAGGCGGGCGAAGGCCAGTTCATCTTCGCGAATTCGCACGGGGCCGATGCCCACCCGACGAACCCCGGCGACCCGCCGGGCTCGTTCCGGGTCACCCGCGCGACGTTGGACTGGATGATGGAGACCGGGACGTTCTGGGTCTTCTCATCCGTGCCGGGCTTTCCGGCGAACGAGCTCGACTTGAGCGGGCTCGACGATCTGGTGATGCGATCGGCGGCAACTCCCGCCGTCGCGCAACGGGAGAAACGCAATGTCGTCTCGAAACGTCTGCTCGCTCCGTAATCTGGCGGCGCTGTGCCTGCTGGCCGTCTGCCTGGCCTGTCCGGGCCACGTCCTGGCGCAGAACCTGAACCTGGCCGGCCTCAGTTCGCTGGAGGCCTCGCCGCCCGTCGTGGCGGCCGCTCCCGCTCCGCTCGATCTGAGCGGCCTCGACCAACTGTCCCGTCCGCTGTCCGTGGCCGGCGGGCTGCAGCTCTCCGGCCTGCAGGAGTTGGAGAGCGGAAAGCCGAAAGCGGAAAGCGGAGAGCCAAGTCCAAAGCCGACGCCGGCGGCCCAGCTCGTGCTGCCGGCGGCGGTCCGTCCGCCGGCGGCCGTTCCCGCGACCACGGCCCCGGCGGGCGTTTTCTGCGCTGGCGGCCAGTGTTACTTCCGGCCGCCGAAGCTGCGGGGGCGGAAGGGGCGGTGAGCTACGGCCGGCGCTGGTGGTACCAGAAGAGAAAGAACCAGACGAAGCCGGCGATGGCGGCGACTGCGACAACGGCCAGACTCGGGACCATCGACGGAAGCTGGATGTATTTGCCGAAGATGTAGACGTCGGTCGGCATGGTGGCAGAGACCTACGGCCGTCGCCGGAAGAACCAGAACGCAAAGAACCACGCGAAGCCGACGATGGCGGCGATCGCGATGACCGGCAGCAGCGGTCCCAGGGGGATTGGATCGAATTGCATGGCGACCTCGCCGCCAAAGATACGGCAGGCCGCCGCCGTTGAACAGCCGATTCCGCGCCGTTGATCGCGACTGATTCCGCGCGGAATCACCGAGGGATGGAACCCGCACACCGTGGCACGAAAGGACTCGCCATGATCCCACGTCCCGAGACGCTGGGCGTTGAATTGAAGCTTACCACGCTGGCCGACGTCGACGCGGCCCTGCATGAGCTGGGCTGGTGTCGGCAGCAGACGGCGCACGCGGAGGCGATGGTTCAAGCGATCATCGAACGGTTGAAGGCCGACAACCAGGCGGCGCTTGTCGTCAAGATCAAGGAGAGCGACGTCAGCATCGCCGATCGGACGGCCGCCCTGGAGGCGGCGCTCGTGACCTGGTGCGGAAAGAAGCTGGCCGGCCACCTGGCCGAGACCGGTAAGCAGTCGCTGACGCTGGCCCACGGGGTCATCGGTACGCGCTCGCTCCCGGACGCCGTGGTCTGTGACGACAAGGCCGTCCTGGCCGCCGTGAAGAAGCGGGGCGGGCTGGTCGGGCTGATCGACAAGCTGCTGGAGACGGCCCTGGGAGCGATCACGCTGGCCAACGTGATCAAGCTGAAGCCCGAGGTCAGCAAGACAGCGGCGAAGGCCGCCTGGGGCAAGTCGGCCCGCCACCAGCAGACGCTGAAGAGCCTGGGCGTGGTCGTCGAGACCAACCGATCGAGCTGGGTGATCGAACCGGCAGCGATCGAGGTAGCCGCCCCGGCCGGCTGAGCGCCATCAGGTCGGACCGGGCGAGACGTCGTCAGCTCCCGACGCGTCCCGCCCGGCCGGCCACGAGGCGACAGGTCGTCACCTCCCGACCTGTCGCGGGTCCTTCCGTAAGTCCTTAAAGGCGACCCCTACGGGAACAGTCGCGCTATGCGAGACACTTTCTTTCGCGCGAGATCTCGGGAGGTTCTGCCGGTCGCCCCGGTCAGCACGCTCAAGCCGTTCGGGGCGGCAGCCGCCCTGGCCCTGGCTCGAAATCCGCTGGTTTCCGGCCGCGATCACCAGGTGCAAACCGTCGACGTCGAGAAACTCCAGTCCCCGTCCGTCCTGTTCCGCTCGAAGCGGGTCGAGCGCCGGGAAATCCGCGACCTGCGCCGCCGGCAGTCGGCCGTCGAAGCGATCACCGGCCTGACTCACGACAACGAAATCTACGGCTTCACCAAGGGGCAGTTCTCCCTGCTGGATCTGCTGAAGGCCTGCCTGCAGGTGACCGGCCCCGCTGGCGTCAGCCTGTCGACCTGGACCGCCGCCCGGCACGAGATCCAGGAACTCGACCGCATGCTGAAGGCCGGCGCGCTGACGAGCTGCCGCTGGCTGGTCGACTTCACGTTCGCCCGCCGCGATCCCGAGGCCGCCCACCAGATCCGGCAGACGTTCGGACTGGAAGCGATCCGGGTGGCCCAGAACCACGCCAAGTTCGCCCTGTTCCAGAACGCCGACTGGCAGCTCGTCGTCCGGACGTCCATGAACCTCAACATGAACCCGCGGTTCGAGGACTTCACCATCGCCCACGATCCCGTCCTGGCCGGATTCCTGGACCGGCTGCTGGGGGAAATCTGGAGCCGGCAGAAACGGAGCCTGGCCGATTCTTCCCTGTCCGAGATCCGCCGCTACTTCGTCGACGAGATGTGACGCACCCCCGAGGCCCGGATGCCCAAGAAACGGCCCGCCAGACCGACCGAGCTCCCCCCGGAACCGCCTCCCGCGGCCCCGGTCCCGTGCGCCCTGGCGGTTCCGGACGAAGCGGCGGCCGTCGAGCAGGCGGTCCGCTGGCTGCTGGACGGCAACCGGGACGCCGACGTTCTCGAGGCGATCGTCGAGGCATTCCCCGGCCTGCCGGCCCTGGCGATCGCCCAGGCAGCGATTCACCGCCTGGCAGAGGCGGGTGAGATCGATCCGGCCATCGTGCGGGGCTTCGTGTTCGAGGCGACGAAGGAGCTGTACCGCAAGATGGTCGGGATCGGCGACTTCGCGGGAGCGCTGCGGGCGCTGAAGCAGCTCCTCGACATGGCGCGCGAGTGATGGGACTCTTCAGCGGCGGGAAAGCCGCCGGACCGACAGGCGACAAAGACCAGTCCGCCTACGCCAAGCAGAAGGAACGGGCGCGGAAACGCCAGGCGAAGATCTCGGCAGCCGGCAGGGATATCGGCCCGATTCCCCCCGTCGCCGATCCGAAGCGCCGCAAGAAGTGTCTGGCGTCGCTGGAGGCGTTCGGCCGGACGTACTTTCCCGAGCGGTTCTACCTGAAGCTGTCGCCGATCCACAAAGGCTACGTCGCCGACCTGGAGCGGATCATCCTTCACGGCGGCCGCCTGGCCGTGGCCATGCCCCGCGGCAGCGGCAAAAGTGCCTGGGCGGAAATCGCCGTCCTGTGGGCCATCGTCCGCGGTTCGCACAACTACGTGCTGCTGCTGTCCGCCACGCAGGGGATGGCCCGCAAGCAGCTCGCCACGCTGAAGAAGCTGCTGCTCGAACGGCCGGAGTTCGCCGCCGACTTCCCCGAGATCTGCTTCCCGCTGAAGTGCCACGGCGGGGTGAACCAGCGGCGCGTGATGAGCGAAGGCCGGTCCCTCACGCTCGAAATGACCAGCGAACGGATCCTGCTGCCCGACACGCCCGGCACGCTGGCTTCCGAAGCCATCATCGAATGCCTCGGCCTCTCCGGCGCGATCCGCGGCCGGGCCTACGAACGGACGGACGGACGCAAGGCCCGGCCGACGCTGGTGATTGCCGACGATCCGCAGACGAAGGCCACGGCCCGCAGCGACCTGCAGACCGAGACCCGGGAGGGACTCCTGGAAGCCGATACGGCCGGCCTCCCCGGTCCGGACAAGTCGATCTCGATCATCATGCCCTGCACGGTGATCTACCCGAACGACCTGGCCGACCGCTTTCTGGACCGCGAGAAGAAGCCCGACTGGAACGGCCGCCGGACCAAGCTCCTGGACGCCCTGCCGGACGACATGGAACTCTGGAACAAGTTCCAGGAAGTCCGGGCGGAAGGATTGCGGGCCGGCGACAGCGGAGCGGCCGGAACCGCCTTCTACCGGGCGAACCGCAAGGCGATGGACGCGGGGGCCGCCCCCACCTGGCCGGAACGCTTCGCACCGGGCCAGCTCTCCGCCGTGCAGTACGCGATGGAGCTGTTCTACAAGAACAAACAGGCCTTCTACTCCGAGTACCAGAACGATCCGGCCGGAGCGATCGAGGACGACGGGGGCTCGCTCGATCCGGGCGACCTGATGCGGCGGACGAACGGCCTGAAGCGCGGGCGCCTGCCCTCCGCGGCCGAGTACATCGCCGCCGGCGTCGACGTTCACGGCGACCTGCTCTACGTCACGACGGCGGCCGCCGAA harbors:
- a CDS encoding host-nuclease inhibitor Gam family protein, translated to MIPRPETLGVELKLTTLADVDAALHELGWCRQQTAHAEAMVQAIIERLKADNQAALVVKIKESDVSIADRTAALEAALVTWCGKKLAGHLAETGKQSLTLAHGVIGTRSLPDAVVCDDKAVLAAVKKRGGLVGLIDKLLETALGAITLANVIKLKPEVSKTAAKAAWGKSARHQQTLKSLGVVVETNRSSWVIEPAAIEVAAPAG
- a CDS encoding terminase gpA endonuclease subunit yields the protein MGLFSGGKAAGPTGDKDQSAYAKQKERARKRQAKISAAGRDIGPIPPVADPKRRKKCLASLEAFGRTYFPERFYLKLSPIHKGYVADLERIILHGGRLAVAMPRGSGKSAWAEIAVLWAIVRGSHNYVLLLSATQGMARKQLATLKKLLLERPEFAADFPEICFPLKCHGGVNQRRVMSEGRSLTLEMTSERILLPDTPGTLASEAIIECLGLSGAIRGRAYERTDGRKARPTLVIADDPQTKATARSDLQTETREGLLEADTAGLPGPDKSISIIMPCTVIYPNDLADRFLDREKKPDWNGRRTKLLDALPDDMELWNKFQEVRAEGLRAGDSGAAGTAFYRANRKAMDAGAAPTWPERFAPGQLSAVQYAMELFYKNKQAFYSEYQNDPAGAIEDDGGSLDPGDLMRRTNGLKRGRLPSAAEYIAAGVDVHGDLLYVTTAAAELDPTIAVVDYWTWPRQVLGYFSKRGATRTMKNHPELKTLDPEARLYRALTLLSDELLAQEYERRPGEKLKVGLVVIDARYMTEVVTRWCKQSPHSRLLLPVMGSPKLEDFGRRLAPGTRPGVDYHVPPQGKWPVRVGQMNSNAWITRTINGFLTPMGSRGAWTLFQGENSETHRCFADHITAESSTDWMDKKTGQTHRIWTPKPDHPDNHWLDATKMAALGCFELGCKLAYVEKRDTTKKKAPRVSYH